From a region of the Desulfovibrio sp. genome:
- the dksA gene encoding RNA polymerase-binding protein DksA: MDHKDLEYFRKLLSDMLEEAKQKGDSTLEELTDSNEVFADPADRATAESDRAFTLRIRDRERRLIRKIQAALTRIDDGTYGICEDCGDDISVPRLKARPVTRLCINCKAKQEEDEHLRGD, encoded by the coding sequence ATGGATCACAAGGATTTGGAATATTTTCGCAAGCTTCTTTCTGACATGCTTGAAGAAGCGAAGCAGAAGGGCGACAGCACCCTTGAAGAACTGACGGATAGCAACGAAGTGTTCGCCGACCCGGCAGACCGCGCCACTGCAGAATCCGACAGGGCGTTTACCCTGCGCATCCGTGACCGCGAGCGCCGCCTGATACGCAAGATCCAGGCTGCCCTCACCCGCATTGACGATGGTACTTACGGGATTTGCGAAGACTGCGGCGACGACATCAGCGTTCCCCGCCTCAAGGCCCGGCCTGTGACGCGTTTGTGCATCAACTGCAAGGCCAAACAGGAAGAAGACGAACATCTTCGCGGCGATTAA